TCAAAGAAGTTGGTTGGTTAGAAGTATTAATTGTGGTATTTTcatatgtttaaaaaatgaataacgcttgccaagagccttgtagttcAATTGGTTAGTACCTCTTAGTGTCTTCAACAGAAATATCTAAAGTTCAAATCCCCACCAcattataactattgaattataaaacaaaaaaagaataaataataaaccttTGCAAATTTAGATGCTTTTGTTATGATCTTACCTTTCAGCAAGGTAACACTAAATAATTTGAAGTATCACAAATTTTGTACGCATTGTGAATTAGGGGGGTCACCTCAAGTTTCCTTCgtcatttaaaaaatcaaattggtAATCAGAGGTCCAGAGACAGCCAATTTCGACATGAgaaattacttatttttgtttaaattgcaagatagttatttacttatatattaaGTATTAGTGGTATATATGTCTACCATCAAATTCAGAAATGTCTAAGAAAATCTAATGGAATGGTGCAATGTCGGTCTGAAGAACTAGTGGAACAAAAGACAAGCTTATCTCAACCTTTGAATTTTATGCTCCACATTCACCGATATggcttgaaagttgaaacttgagAGCTGGTCCATTTGAACATGAATGTGAAGGAATTGACGAGCACTATGTAATTGTATCTTATTAAACCCCGCATATCACAAGCAAGTTGCACTCCCTCTAGCGACGACTGAGTAGTCAAATAAAACGTCTATAAGAGACCTTAGCCGTATGTGAGTAGTCACTATCTAATATATTGCGTATAATTTGATTTCTAATGTAGATATAGAAGTATTTTTTGAAACCAATCACACATTTTTGGAAAGTGCCTTCTATTAAGTTTAGGACCATAAGAAAACTCAGTTATGAATTTGACATTAAAGCTCGTTAAGATTAAGTGGTGGGTTGGTTTGTCAAAAAGTAACAGCTATGCACAACATTTTTCAAGAAGTGAATTATGTCATCATAGAATAGAGGGCATGGATTCCAATTTGATATTTCAAAAAGATAACTAACCCGTTTTGGCATTTCAATTGCAATGGCATGACTCCACTAATCCCTTACGTAAAAGACCAATTTGAAAGGCAACTTGCCTTTCGGGGAAAGTTACCAACTTCTTTGGAAAAGGATGAAGTACTTGTTTGTTACACTGGTAGAAGAGTTGAAGCAATTACACAAGCCGTTTGAATTTTTAATACGtagaatttattaaaattttccttgACTGGTGTATAAATTCAAGACTCTTTGGCTGAGGCTAAATATTAGACACTCATTTACACCCACTATTTCACATACATATCCACGATTGATGTGAAAATGTTaacattttaatacataaaagtggatgtgaaaaaagaaatgtgAAATAGTGGATGTGTGAGAATTAAAATCATTTCTAAAAAGAAATCTTGAATATAAATTAGATAGATTCTTTATTGGCGGTCATATATTAGATAGATTCCTTTTAGTTATAATAATGGTGACAATGCATTGTTAGTAGTTATTAGCAAATTGGAtaatgatctttttttttttttttttttaaatatagtttttcttaCCATGAAGTTTGAGAAATGCTAGAAacaacttttttcacaatttgttaAGGTGGCAGATTGTGAATTTAGTAACATCAATATCACAATACCCCACCAccaatatcatttttatgatgcaataattgaaatatgCTTTGTCAAACAATTGAGATAAGTATTGTCTTcttagatttattgtaaaagtttttAAGGGTGCTCCTAATATAAAATGAACCCACCTTTagtttattaaaataaacaaaaatagcTAGGCATCACTCAGTAATTGAAggcaatgttttttttttggggggggggggggggggttaaggTTATTAATGGAAGGCACTTAATTTGTATATGCTTGGAaaggaaacaattttttttccaagagGTATATTTGAGACATACGCACAGGATCCACAAGaagaaaaatttgtgaaaagAGATGATGTAATTTCAAATACATACAATCTGTTCTGGATGAAAATACAAAAGCACAACTAAATTTGCTTTTATTCCACAATACATGGAGATAGCAAGTGTCTTACTTTGTGTCACTAAGTATACAAATCAATTGGCCTCTTTTACACTTATCAAACCTCAAGATTCAGCAGCTGTCTCAATGTCACCATGTCAAATGACTCAGAGAAAGATTGCCTATGAGTTGATAACCCTTGACATACATGCTGCATTGTTGGCCTAACTTGTGGGTTAGCACTAATGCATGAGAATGCCAATCTAGCAATTGTGACAACTTCATCAGCCAATTCTGGATCAGGAGTTGCTAGTCGCTTGTCCAACACATCCTTCAACTGCATACTGTAGGCATCTGATGGCAAAGATGACAATGTTGATGGTGAAGATGTTGACGGTGAAGATGTTGACGGTGAAGAAGTTGAAAGAGAGCATATCAGATCACCCGGATGATGTCCCATAATTATTTCTAGAGTCACTACCCCAAAGCTATACACGTCACATTTCTCAGTAACCCTCATTGTGTAAGCTAGCTCTACAAAATTCGAATGAATTAATCAACAAATAGACATATAAACTTTATGATGtctcatttttaatgatatatgcaagagaaaaagggaaaaagcaaaattatatttgatgaTTTCTATTGTAGAATTTGTTGgtgcattttaatattaattggcaaataaattgaaaatattttttcttgtgcaatttatttattttgatttttctggtATTTTGGGGGCATCATGCTAGTGAACCCATTGTATCGGTTGAGATGTATCTTTGATATTTTCTCAAGGTACAGTAAAATGCCTTAAAAAGAGCAAGTACTGCGATGCAAGTGAGTCATGTACCACAGTACTATCTATatcttattattcttatttttatagaattttttacaTGGCATATGTTATTATtcgggtgtgtttggatactgcttatttgccgaaaactgaaaacttattgctaaaaacattttagtaaaataatttttaaacgtatgaatagtgccgtgggacccagAAATGCATTGGTATGCGCCGTTTTTGCATTTTTGGCTGGGTTATGAACAGTGCTGTGAGACCCAGCCAAAAATGTAAATGCTGAATTGCACGCTGGAAACGTGcaatccaaacgcacacttcATATGATATAAAAATTGAGGTAAGAAgtgaaatttcattttatttgttgtaAGCTTGTTCCATAATTGTgatttatcaaattatttttaaaccaTGGATCCAACAGAATTGAATTAATAAGCCATATATGAGGAAGAAGGTAGAACCAAATTACCTGGAGCAATGTATCCATATGTTCCAGCAAGCCCTGTCCAGTTAGATGAATCAAGCTTCACAAGTCTAGCAGTGCCAAAGTCAGAAACATGAGCTTCATAATTTGAATCCAACAATATATTATTGCTCGATATGTCTCGATGAATTATTGGTGGGGTGCAATTATGATGCATATAGTAGAGAGCATTAGCAATCCCGTTAACGATATTGATCCTTTTTATCCAATCCAACTCCTTCGCTTGCTTCACACTAGTTAGGATTTTAGCTATGCTTCCTCTTTCCAAGTATTCATATACCAAAAATGATTCTTGAGCATGTGCACAGAAACCATGAAGCTTCACAATGTTTCGATGACGTACCTTTGTCAGTGCCACAATCTCACTCTCGAAAGTCTTATGATCTTCCAACATTGCATTATGTAGCTTCTTCACGGCTACAACCTGACCTGTTGACAGCTCTGCTTTAAAAACATTACCAGTTGCCCCTACCCCAATGCAGTACTTAGCATTAAAACCTTCCGTTGTTTCCTTAATATCTTCATACACTAGTTTCCCATCATAGCTccaaactgaaaataaatttccCTTATGTGAATCTCTCAGCTCGCcatcttcctttttcctttctcttctcaATATATGAAGTATACCAACACTAATGGTCAAAATGAATGCAGCTGTAGGCACAaagataatgataaaaaaagcTGCATGATTGCGCTTTTTCTCATCTTTTACTGGAGGGTTACAGCTCATCAACCCGGTATGGTTCCCGCACAAGCCTCTATTATGTGTAAATGCTTCACTTGGTGCTTCTTGATAGGCTTTGCTGTTAGGAATTGGACCCTCCAACTCGTTGTAGGATATATCAACCAACCTCAAGCTCTGCATTCCATTGAAGGAGGAAGGGATGGAACCATTAAGCTCATTGTGAGAAATATCCAGTATTTCCAATTTGGCCAGGTTTCCAAGTTGCCATGGAATTTCCCCAGTGAGTTCATTCCTGCTAAGATCTAACAGAACTTGCAGAGACAACAAATTGCCAATTTCAATGGGAATGCcttcaaaaaaattgttgttgctcaaaTTTAAGTACAACATTTTTGAGCAGTCACCTAGCTGTTTAGGTATTGGACCACTTAGGTTGTTTGATGCTAGATTAAGATAGGCCAAATCGGGTAAACTTCCGAGTTCTGAAGGAATAGTGCCAGAAAGTTGGTTACTGCTCAAAGTGAGATTGAACAATGATTTCAGCTTCCCCAACTCCTTGGGAATTTTTCCCACAAGTTTATTTGAAGAAAGGTCAAGCACATGCAAACGTGAAGCTTCTCCAAGCTCTGATGTTATCTCTCCAATAATTTGATTATTGGAGATTTTTAAGCTTGTTAGAAGTTGGCACTTTCCCCAGTTTGGAGAAATCTCACCATGAAAATTATTGTAGCTCAAATCTATGTAATCAAGCACTGGGTATATACTGAAGTCTTCAGATATATTCCCGATGAGGTTGTTCCTATCAAGTCGGAGTCTTGTTAAGCTTGTGCAATTTTTCAAGCCTTTAGGAACAGTTCCTGTAAATCTGTTATTACTTGCACAAAAATCTTCAAGTATGTTACCATGACATATATTTTCTGGTAAAAATCCAGATATGCTGTTGTTTGACAAAAAGAATAGTGTCAAGTTGGTGAGATTATTGATCCCCCTAGGTAATGGACCAGACAACTGATTTCCATAGAGTGACAAAACCTTTAGGCCAACCAAACCACCCAAAGACGCAGGAATTGAATCACTCaagttgtttaaattcaagcGTAGCTCAGTGAGAGATTTCAACTTTCCAAGCTCTGGTGGGATGGAGCCAGATAGCTGGTTGTTGGCAAGGTATAGTAATGAAAGATTTGTCAAATTTCCAATGGCAGAAGGAATGGAACCAAAGAGAAGGTTATTTGAGAAGCTTAATACACTAAGTTTCATTAACTTCCCTACTTCTTGAGGAATATTTCCAGTGAATTGATTGAAAGCCAGATTgagtgtggtgagttgggaaagGTTGTCAATTTGAGAAGGGATATCTCCAAAAAGTGAGTTATAAGCGAGAGCAAGAATAGATAGGTTGGGGAAGGATGTGAAGTTGAAGTAATCAAGTGTACCTCTCAAACCGAAGCTTGTTAGATTTATGCTGGTGACACTCCCCTCAACGTTGCAACTGATCCCTATCCAGCTGCATGGGCTTAAACTAGAGCTTGTATTACTAGGAGAAAGTGTCCATGAAGGTAAATAAGAATCAGTCTGGTTTTGGAGAGTTGATTTCCAATTGAGCAGTGCATCCACTTCTGCTCTTCTGTCTGCTGTTGAAGAGGCTGAAGCAGGAGAAGCAAcatgaaaataagaaaagaagatgaggagagaAAGCAGTAAGAGGGCCTTGGGCAACATGGTCTTGTTTAATTATAAGAAGGGGTTAGTGAACCAATGCATATATAAAAGACAGCTTAAATATACTTTGTATCTAGAGAGATATTATAAAATTCAGTCAAGCCTCTTTCACGACTTGGAGAGAGCTGACAAGTCAATCTCTATTGTCTTatttttcgttttctttttgtgcatctaattatttaatcaacTAGACCTTTCAAGATATCTGCTAAATATTTTGTTGGACTTAAAATATAGAATTGCTTAGGCCACATGATGTAATCATTTTAGCATTTGAATGAGTATATAATTATACATAAGCAGGTCAatataagggggaaaaaaaaggaattgaaaCTATTCTAGAAGCAAGACAGGTAGGTCTAGGGCCTTAGCTTGAGATTTTCTCCATAGGAGACTACAGCAGTAGCTTCCTATTTTAATTTGTATGTAATTCTTGAGCATTCTCAATTCAACTTGACAccttattcaaaattaaagttaaagTAATTTCATAATCTATTCTCTTATTTACATTTCAAGTAATATATCTATAGTATTTGCCAAAGAAGATGACCCCGAATATGAGGCAATGGTATCAGAGTGTAGATTGTGATGAGCACAAGGAAGTAGCAAGAGCAGAGCAAGAGCAGTCAAAGTAAAAAACACTGCATAAACGACACAACACAGCTTTAGTGGCTGAGTTAATAGTTTTAAGTGATAGCACGTGAGAGTGTTAGTTAATACTGTGTACACACGTGTAGAGTTAGTTTCAGTTCTGTTAGTGAGTTGGTTGGTTAGTTTTGTACTCCTAGTTTTgctaattaatgaaaatatacaGATTTCTTTCAATTCATTTCGTGATACTCAAAAACATAGTCCTATTATTTTGAAGAAGCACCATTTCCATCTCAACGAATTATTGaggaaaaaagaattgaatgGAATATAAAGGACTgagattctttttttcttgtgtttgtgtttaagagcctaaaaattatataatggaAATTTTCTAGTTTCTACCCAAAACTATAAAGTCAAACTGGTCTAAACACTTGAAGTCCGCCAAAACAGACCAAAGCATCTCTAAGAGATGTCAACAATGctttaaaaagtaataaatatttaaaaaaccaGACAAGTGAAAGGTTGGAAGTCAAGATCTGAAGTCGAAGACGGCGGCGAGGATGGCGGCACATTCTCTCTTCCTGTGGCaccaggtctctctctctcatcctcaCTTCATGTTTGGCTCCCtagaaattcaataaaattattacgatttatttttgtttttcttgaggAATGATTTGGCTTAGAAGTTGAGACTGCTTTCGAGCTCTTCGCTTAAACTCCTGCAGTTTTGTATCAaagtctctttctttctctctttttaaacgGGACATTGAAGAATCAGAACTTCAACCCAAATACCATTCCATTTCATACAAATTACGTGCTTTGGTAAAGATGCAACAAATATAGCAAAAGAGATTTGGACATTGATAATAATGCTAGGTTGCCCAATTCTTTGGATCCCAATTCACGTCTTTTGTTTGAGAGGGGTcagcataaacaacaaaaataaagaatagaaaATTAAACATCAGCCCAAAATTAGCTTCAAAACCACGCTACCAaatacaacaaaacaaaagaaaatacctTTCATCTCCAATGTCTTCTTAGCAAGCAATGGAATAAtagaacaaatataaaatataaaacccagactaaaccaaaaaaacaaaaccaaaaatcatcaaaaccagaAATTCAATGTTAGAATTGtgtagttaaatgattaaatttatcgtATTTCAATGGCTTAAATTTTAAggataatcaataatttaacatggtatcagagtaaGAGGTCTTAAATTCGATTATTATCTCCTCCATTCTATCTCTCATTTAATTCTTACATGTTGGGCCTCACCAATTAAGAGGAACTAGCCGTGAATCCGCGCGTTGTGcgtaataattattttgtagtggttttattaaaaaaatttacaatttaaactaatttaataaagagtaatgtatttagtaatcatatttttatttattataagaactATCATAAATGTAAcataggaacaatcataaattataaatataaattttgtcataCCAAAATGAAAccaatacaatttttctcataaatccaaaaggcaagttaacgaaaatattcatttttaataaatataaaatttggaaattatctttttagttttaaacaaactttctcaaaccttatttttttttacctacaatccaaaacaccgAAAAATGtaactaagaaaattaataaaaattaacaatgattaattaggaaaacaatttgttgtaatttcatccacccaaaacatattatcaaacaaacaaatattaacaaaatctaAGAGTTAAATTtcctatatatgcattgttataaattaataataataattaaaataaaattgcaaaagctaaaatttgtcacccatccaattgtttttgtttggttaaccTTTGctataggaaaattggaaaaaaaagaagaagataatgacatggatgctgatgtggctcaactggagtgtaacaacaataaatgctacgtttcagcttttaaaaatatatagaatatagacTAGTTGCAAACCCATCCGTTGCGCTTGATAATGTTTTTAAGATGgtctcattaaatttattttttgtaatttggactaattaaataaatagtaatgtattttataatcatattttcatttattataggGACAATCAcaactataatatatataatttttgtcgTACCAGAATGAAaacaatacaaattttttttagtaattcaAAATGtagcaaaaatattaattttttaataaaaattatttataacattttgtgtatcattaaaaagaatataaaattttgaaattacttttttagttttaaacaaactttttcaAACCCAATTTTTCTACTTTACAATCAAAATACCAAGAAgtgtatcaaaaaaattaataaaattcaacaaaactacaattcaaataaaaaagaatgggaaaaataaaactcacatCAAAGTCAAACTCCTTCTTCCGAATgcataatcaaattcaaaattttaataaggcCTTGAAGTAACGCAATAGAAATATGTCACTATTCCCAAGCAAAAGTGTTGGTTATAGCGTTATACATAATAATTGTAactcatttttcttaataaaaaaaaaacaaagagtaaaagtcatggagaaaaaaatagagaaaagtttttgaaaaaaagaagaggtatTGTGTTAATACTGTCATAACCTAATCTGACATCTAATCTAACATGCaaaaaatgaatagataaatagataatttcaaacacaaaattgaattttttttcttaaaaatctcaaagaaTACACTAATGAGATAAGGAAGATgagcaataaaaaatattcataaacgCTTAGAACAATTACTCAAGCAGCTAAGAACATCATATAATAAAGACATAACAATTTGCTGCAAATTTATTggacaaaatatttacaaacaaTGAAAAGAAACTACACAAATATCTTCTTCAACTACACTAATTATTCTTCATCATATTGTCTAGCCCATCTTgttattttccaaataaactaaaacttgacaacaacacaaaatatgaacatattgtaaataaattaataataaaaaatacttgCATCAAGGAACACATGAATTAGTCAATAATAGAACAATGGGGGTCTAAACCTcataaaaaatccaacaaaaaatgaaaaaaaaaaaaatttgagagagagagagataaataacatttttgtgtgggaaaaatatgcataaaatggGAGAGAGTGACAAATTTATGGTAAGAAGATGAGaataagaagagtcaaaataaaggaagataaatagacaaaattatatgtaaagttaaaaccgTCTAAGAGGAATATGTGTAAATAATACTTTGttataatatcaaaattaaagtagatgaatatgtaaagtcaaAACCACCtaagatgaatttgtaaagccaatgtatttatatatttaatattttcaaaaaattaaaggtagaaaataagtatgaaaaaaatgatgatgtggCAATGACGTGAAGGATGAAGTAGCTTAACAGGAGTGTAGCAGCAATAAATGAtatgcttcagcttttagatatatagaTTTGAACCCAAacgtgagggggagtgttagaattatgtggTGAAATGATTAAAGTTATCATATCccaataatttaaacttttgatacaatcggtaatttaacattgAATAATCAATGGATGTTTCAGTTTTTGGtacaatcaataatttaacacCCAATTATCAATGGATGTTTCAGCTTTGTCATTGTCGTTGGATGGGTCGATCGCCTTACTATTGGATGGGTGGGTAGTTGTTGCTATTGGCATCTCAAGTTCTTCTGTCATTCTCCCCACCCACCCCCCCCTGCCCTCCTGGTTTTTGTCTCACGGTTGAGACTAGGGATTCAAATCCCAATTCTCTCAATCTTAGGTGCATTTTTGTgattaggtttttattttattattattattattattattatttaaatcatAGAACACGTGGTAGTCTAGttggaaaaaatattaatattttaaatttggctGTTAACCACGTCAGTTTTCTCCATTAATCACTTTATAGCAGAAGTCATTTTGACACGATACTAAAAAGTTAGAGACTAAACTAAAACATTTTAAACATTAATTACTAAATTAACATACAACctaaaggttagggaccaaattagtaatttactctaaaaattaattagtaaaattgaTGGAATATATTCAAAGAGATTTAAACAGCTTTCaaatgagtttttaattatacttaagtaattttaaaattatacataaaaaatatcatatttatggatcgaatagttaataaaatccaattggtaggaaatttgacatgcatattAGGaacataaataacaaataatccaactgttaaaattttaaaatatacagttatgttaattt
This portion of the Castanea sativa cultivar Marrone di Chiusa Pesio chromosome 7, ASM4071231v1 genome encodes:
- the LOC142643693 gene encoding uncharacterized protein LOC142643693, which translates into the protein MLPKALLLLSLLIFFSYFHVASPASASSTADRRAEVDALLNWKSTLQNQTDSYLPSWTLSPSNTSSSLSPCSWIGISCNVEGSVTSINLTSFGLRGTLDYFNFTSFPNLSILALAYNSLFGDIPSQIDNLSQLTTLNLAFNQFTGNIPQEVGKLMKLSVLSFSNNLLFGSIPSAIGNLTNLSLLYLANNQLSGSIPPELGKLKSLTELRLNLNNLSDSIPASLGGLVGLKVLSLYGNQLSGPLPRGINNLTNLTLFFLSNNSISGFLPENICHGNILEDFCASNNRFTGTVPKGLKNCTSLTRLRLDRNNLIGNISEDFSIYPVLDYIDLSYNNFHGEISPNWGKCQLLTSLKISNNQIIGEITSELGEASRLHVLDLSSNKLVGKIPKELGKLKSLFNLTLSSNQLSGTIPSELGSLPDLAYLNLASNNLSGPIPKQLGDCSKMLYLNLSNNNFFEGIPIEIGNLLSLQVLLDLSRNELTGEIPWQLGNLAKLEILDISHNELNGSIPSSFNGMQSLRLVDISYNELEGPIPNSKAYQEAPSEAFTHNRGLCGNHTGLMSCNPPVKDEKKRNHAAFFIIIFVPTAAFILTISVGILHILRRERKKEDGELRDSHKGNLFSVWSYDGKLVYEDIKETTEGFNAKYCIGVGATGNVFKAELSTGQVVAVKKLHNAMLEDHKTFESEIVALTKVRHRNIVKLHGFCAHAQESFLVYEYLERGSIAKILTSVKQAKELDWIKRINIVNGIANALYYMHHNCTPPIIHRDISSNNILLDSNYEAHVSDFGTARLVKLDSSNWTGLAGTYGYIAPELAYTMRVTEKCDVYSFGVVTLEIIMGHHPGDLICSLSTSSPSTSSPSTSSPSTLSSLPSDAYSMQLKDVLDKRLATPDPELADEVVTIARLAFSCISANPQVRPTMQHVCQGLSTHRQSFSESFDMVTLRQLLNLEV